From Peromyscus maniculatus bairdii isolate BWxNUB_F1_BW_parent chromosome 8, HU_Pman_BW_mat_3.1, whole genome shotgun sequence, a single genomic window includes:
- the Aoc2 gene encoding amine oxidase [copper-containing] 2, producing the protein MNLKVLLAFLVLSLLTVLALAYVLLTRQSSSSQPPRCPSIPPRIHPWTHPGQSQLFADLSPEELTAVMSFLTKHLGPGLVDAAQARPSDNCVFSVELQLPAKAAALAHLDRGAPPPAREALAIIFFGAQPQPNVTELVVGPLPHPSYLRDVTVERHGGPIPYYRRPTLTAEYVQIWRYLKEVEFPKAPTFLASVLNYNGSTLAPLHSASGFRSGDRATWIALYHNISGLGMFLHPVGLELLLDHTALDPAHWVVRQVFYFGHYYADLAQLEWEFKAGHLEVVQVPLPKPNGASSLRSRVTPDPPLPPLQFSSQGPQYSVQGNSVVSPLWTFAFGHGVFTGLRLFDIRFKGERVAYEVSVQECLSVYGADSPKTMMIRYLDSSYGLGRNSRALVRGVDCPYQSTMMDIHVLTGTGAVRLLPGAVCVFEEAQGLPLRRHHNYIGGHFYGGLASSSLVVRSVSSVGNYDYIWDFMLYPNGALEGRVHATGYINTAFLSGGTESLLFGNRVGERVLGAVHTHAFHFKLDLDVAGLKNWVVAEDAVFKPVAAPWNPEHQLQRLQLTRQVLSREDLAAFSWGSPLPRYLYLATNQTNAWGHQRGYRIQVHSPLGIHVPLESDVERALSWGRYQLVVTQRKEEEGHSSSIYYQNDLRTPTKMAFADFINNETLLGEDLVAWVTASFLHIPHAEDIPNTVTVGNSVGFLLRPYNFFDEDPSILSPGSVYFERDQDAGLCSVNPVACAPQLAACAPNLPSFSYEGL; encoded by the exons ATGAATCTCAAGGTGCTGCTGGCCTTCCTGGTGCTCTCTCTGCTTACTGTCCTTGCTCTGGCGTATGTCTTGCTGACCAGGCAAAGCAGTTCCAGCCAGCCTCCTCGGTGTCCCTCCATACCTCCCAGAATTCATCCCTGGACACACCCTGGCCAGAGCCAGCTGTTTGCAGACCTGAGCCCCGAGGAGCTGACAGCTGTGATGAGCTTTCTGACCAAGCACCTGGGCCCAGGGCTGGTGGATGCAGCCCAGGCTCGGCCCTCGGACAACTGCGTCTTCTCAGTGGAGCTGCAGCTGCCTGCTAAGGCTGCAGCCCTGGCCCACCTGGACAGAGGGGCGCCCCCGCCCGCCCGGGAGGCGCTGGCCATCATCTTCTTTGGTGCACAACCCCAGCCCAATGTGACTGAGCTGGTGGTGGGGCCCCTGCCTCACCCATCCTACCTGCGGGATGTGACTGTGGAGCGACATGGTGGCCCTATTCCCTATTACCGGCGCCCCACACTGACAGCTGAGTATGTGCAGATTTGGAGGTATTTGAAAGAAGTGGAGTTCCCAAAGGCACCCACCTTTCTGGCTTCTGTCTTGAACTACAATGGCTCCACGTTGGCACCTCTGCATTCTGCTAGTGGCTTCCGTTCAGGGGACCGGGCTACCTGGATAGCCCTCTACCATAACATCTCAGGTCTTGGAATGTTCCTTCACCCTGTGGGGTTGGAGCTACTGCTGGACCACACGGCCCTGGACCCTGCCCACTGGGTGGTCCGGCAGGTCTTCTACTTTGGGCACTACTATGCAGACTTGGCCCAACTGGAATGGGAATTTAAGGCTGGCCACCTAGAAGTGGTTCAGGTCCCTCTACCCAAACCAAATGGGGCTTCCTCCCTGAGGTCTCGAGTCACTCCagacccccctcttcctcctctacagTTCTCATCCCAGGGTCCCCAGTACAGTGTACAGGGAAACTCAGTGGTATCCCCCCTCTGGACATTTGCCTTCGGTCATGGGGTGTTCACTGGCTTGAGACTTTTTGATATTCGGTTTAAGGGTGAGCGTGTGGCTTATGAAGTCAGTGTCCAAGAGTGCCTGTCTGTTTATGGTGCTGATTCCCCCAAGACGATGATGATCCGTTACTTGGACAGCAGCTATGGGCTTGGCCGAAACAGCCGAGCCTTGGTTCGGGGGGTGGACTGCCCCTATCAATCCACAATGATGGACATCCATGTACTAACAGGTACAGGGGCAGTCCGCCTGCTCCCAGGggctgtgtgtgtatttgaggaGGCCCAGGGACTACCCCTTCGAAGGCACCACAATTACATTGGGGGTCATTTCTATGGTGGTTTGGCCAGCTCGAGCCTTGTGGTCAGGTCAGTGTCATCAGTGGGCAACTATGATTACATTTGGGACTTTATGTTGTACCCAAATGGGGCGCTTGAAGGGCGTGTCCATGCCACGGGCTATATCAACACAGCTTTCCTGAGTGGAGGAACGGAGAGCCTCCTCTTTGGGAACCGCGTGGGAGAGAGAGTGCTGGGGGCAGTGCACACACACGCTTTCCACTTCAAACTGGACCTGGATGTGGCAG GTTTGAAAAACTGGGTGGTTGCTGAAGATGCGGTGTTTAAGCCTGTAGCAGCTCCCTGGAACCCGGAGCACCAGCTACAGCGCCTACAGCTGACCAGGCAGGTCCTGAGCAGGGAGGACCTGGCCGCATTTTCCTGGGGGAGCCCCCTGCCTCGATACCTATACCTGGCTACCAACCAGACCAATGCCTGGGGCCACCAGCGCGGGTACCGAATCCAGGTCCACAGCCCTCTTGGTATCCATGTACCTTTGGAGAGCGACGTGGAGAGGGCTCTCAGctgggggag ATACCAGCTTGTGGTGacccagaggaaggaggaagagggccaCAGCAGCAGCATCTATTACCAGAATGACTTGCGGACCCCGACGAAGATGGCCTTTGCTGACTTCATCAACAATGAAACCCTCTTAGGAGAG GATCTGGTGGCTTGGGTGACAGCCAGTTTCCTGCACATCCCCCATGCTGAGGATATCCCCAACACAGTGACTGTGGGGAACAGCGTGGGCTTCTTGCTCCGACCCTACAATTTCTTCGATGAAGATCCCTCGATCCTCTCCCCTGGCAGTGTCTACTTTGAGAGGGACCAGGATGCGGGACTCTGCAGTGTCAACCCTGTGGCCTGTGCCCCACAGCTGGCAGCCTGTGCCCCTAACTTGCCCTCCTTTTCTTATGAAGGCTTATAG